The genomic DNA AGCACCCCCGCGATCAGGAAGAACATGCGGGCGTTGACGCCGCCCAGGAACAGGATGCCCATGGCGATCACGGCCACCACCATGAAGGCGCCCATGTCCGGCTCGGCCAGCAACAGCACGCCCACGATGGCCACGGCCGCGCCCATCGGCAGCACGGCGCGAAAGAAGCGCTCTTTCACATCCATCTTGCGCACCATGTAGTCGGACGCATAGATCAGCACGGCGAACTTCGCCAGCTCCGAGGGCTGAAAGTTCATGACGCCCAGCGACAGCCAGCGCCGCGCCCCATTGACCACCGTGCCCACATGCGGAATCAGCACCGCCACCAGCAGCACGATGGAGGCCACGAACAGCCAGGGCGCCACGCGCTCCCAGGTGGCCATGGACACCTGGAACGCCAGCAGCGCCACCACAAAGCCGATGACCAGGGCCAACACATGGCGCACCAGGAAATGGGTGGCGGCGATCTTGCCGAAACGGGGGTTGTCGGGCATGGCGATCGAGGCCGAATACACCATCACCAGCCCCCAGGCCAGCAGCGCCACCACCACCCACAGCAGGGCCTGGTCGAACCCCAGCACGGCAGCGGGCGTGCTGCGGGTGGGGCGGTAGTCGGTGCCGCCCACGCGCACCGGCAGCACATCGGCGGCCTTGCCCGAAAGCCCCCTCAGCCAGGCCGTGACGCGCGGCCATGCACCTGTGGCGGTGGTCATTGCAGGCCCTCCAGTTCCTGGCCGGCGTCATGGGCCAGCGTGCGCACGGCATCGCAGAACACCTGGGCGCGGTGCGCGTAGTCCCGAAACATGTCAAAACTGGCGCAGGCGGGCGACATCAGCACCGCATCGCCCGAGTGGGCGTGCTGCGCGGCCAGCTGCACGGCCTGCGCCAGCGTCTGCGCATCGACCAGCGCAACCCCTGTGCCTTGCAGGGCGGAACGGATCAAGGGGGCGTCCCGGCCCATCAGCACCACGGCCCGCGCATGGCGCGCCACCGGCGCTGCCAGCGGCGAAAAGTCCTGCCCCTTGCCCTCGCCCCCCAGGATGACGACGATGCGGCGATCCGCCCCCAGGCCGGTCAGCGCCGCCACCGTGGCACCCACATTGGTGCCCTTGCTATCGTCGAAATACTCCACGCCCGACACCCTGCCGATGGGCTCCACACGGTGCGGCTCGCCGCGGTATTCGCGCAGGCCGTACAGCATGGGCGACAGCGCGCAGCCGGCCTCGCAGGCCAGCGCCAGTGCAGCCAGGGCGTTGATGGCGTTGTGGCGCCCGCGGATGCGCAGTGCATCGGCCGGCATCAGGCGCTGGATGTGCAGCTCTGCCTCGTCGTTGCGGCCGCGTTTTTTGGTTTCGTCCGACTCCAGGGCGCGCACCAGCCAGGCCATGCCGCTGACCATTTCGATGCCAAAGTCGCCGGGGCGCCGGGGCATGTCGCCGCCAAAGGTGCTGTGCGCGCGCTGCTGCGGCTTTTGCAGCTTGGCCTTTACCGGCGGCGGCAGCATCTGCATCACGGCCGGCTCGTCGCGGTTGAGCAGCATCACCGCGCTCTGGCCGAAGATGCGGGCTTTGGCGCCGGCATAGGCCTGCATGTCGCCATGCCAGTCCAGGTGGTCCTGCGTGATGTTGAGCACCGTGGCGGCCGTGGGCTCAAAGCCCACCACGCCGTCGAGCTGAAAGCTTGACAGCTCCAGCACCCACACCTGGGGCAGCGTGCCCGCGTCGATGCGCTCGCTGAGCGTGTCGAGCAGCGTGGGGCCGATATTGCCCGCCACGGCCACGGTCTTGCCCGCGCGCTCCACCAGCTGGCCCGTGAGCGAAGTGACCGTGGTCTTGCCGTTGGTGCCGGTGATGGCCAGCACCGCCGGCGCATAGCCATGCGCTGCGCGCAATGCGTCGAGCGCCATGGAATAAAGGCTTAATTCGCCTCCAGTGCTGATGCCCATTGCGCCAGCAGCTACGAATACAGGAGCAACCGAAGCGGGACTCAACCCCGGCGAGCGGTACACGGCGTGCAGGTTCTGCCCCTCTACCAGGTGGCCACCAAATTCCCCGGCCACGAAACGCACCAGGGGCAGCTCGTGGCGCAATGCGGCCAGCTGGGGCGGGGCTTGGCGCGTGTCGGCCACGGTGACCTGGGCGCCACTGCGCACGCACCAGCGGGCCATGGCCAGGCCCGACGCACCCAGGCCGAGGATGAGGATGTTCTGGTCCTGCAGCGGCTTCATGCCCTCGCCCGGGCGGCCCACGGGCTCGGCGGATGCTTGCGCCGGCGCTGCAGCATCAGACGGCACCGCGGGCAACTGCGCGGGGCCGGGCTCGGGCGCAGCCACCTCGGCAAAGATCTGCGCCACGAAATCAGCCGCCGCCTGGGCGGCAGAGATGGCGGGCGCACCGCCCCCGGCCTCGGAAGGCACGGCCGGGGGTTGGCCAGGCAGGAGGGGGTCGTGGGTGCTCATCGCAGTTTCAGGGTTGAAAGCCCCACCAGGCACAGCAGCATGGTGATGATCCAAAAGCGCACCACCACCTGCGTTTCCTTCCAGCCACTCTTTTCAAAGTGGTGGTGCAGCGGCGCCATCTTGAGCAGACGCCGGCCTTCGCCGTAGCGCTTTTTGGTGTATTTGAACCAGGTCACCTGCAGCATCACCGACAGGGCCTCGACCACGAAGATGCCGCCCATGATGGCCAGCACGATCTCCTGGCGCACGATGATGGCGATGGTGCCCAGGGCGCCGCCCAACGCCAGCGCGCCCACGTCACCCATGAAGACCTGGGCCGGGTGCGCGTTGAACCACAAAAAGGCCAGCCCCGCACCGGCCATGGCCGCACAGAAGATGAGCAGCTCGCCCGAGCCCGGGATGTACGGGAAGAACAGGTACTTGGAATACACCGAGCTGCCGGTCACGTAGGCGAACACGCCCAAGGCCGAGCCCACCATCACCACCGGCATGATGGCCAGTCCGTCCAGGCCGTCGGTCAGGTTCACCGCATTGCTCGAACCCACGATCACCAGGTAAGTCAGGATGACGAAGCCCAGCACACCCAGCGGGTAGCTCACTTCCTTGAAGAACGGCAGCTGCAGCCCCGCCTTGGGCGGCAGGTCGAGCGAGAAGCCCGACTGCACCCAGCCCACAAAAAGCTCCCACACCTTGGCGTTGGAGCTTTCGGAAATGCTGAACACCAGGTACAGCGCGGCCATGAGGCCGATCACCGACTGCCAGAAATACTTTTCGCGCGAGCGCATGCCCTCGGGGTCTTTATTGACCACCTTGCGCCAGTCATCCACCCAGCCGATGGCGCCAAAGCCCAGCGTGACCAGCAGCACGATCCAGACAAAGCGGTTGGACAGGTCAAACCACAGCAGGGTCGAGATGGCGATCGACAGCAGGATCAGCACGCCGCCCATGGTGGGCGTGCCGCTCTTGGACAGGTGCGACTGCATCGCATAGCCCCGAATCGGCTGGCCGATCTTGAGCGAGGTGAGCACGCGGATCACCTTGGGGCCCGCCACCAGGCCGATGAGCAGCGCCGTCATGGCGGCCATCACGGCGCGGAAGGTGAGGTACTGGAACACCCGGAAAAAGCCAAACTCGGGCGACAGGCCCTGCAGCCATTGCGACAGCATCAGCAGCATGACGTGCCTCCGTGCGAGGTGCGGCGGGCATCAGTGGCTTGCATCATGGCGCGCCTCCGGGTGGATGTTTTCTTGTTGTTCTGCGGCGGCGACCATCGCCTCCACCACCTGTTCCATCTTCATGAACCGCGATCCCTTCACCAGCACGCTGCCCACCTGGGGCAGCACCTCGCGCACCGCTGCTTGCAGCGCTGCCATGTTGTCAAAATGCCTTGCGGCGCCAAATGCCTGCACCGCGCTCACCGATTGCGCGCCCAGCGCATACAGGTGCGCAATGCCCGCCGCACGCGCGTGCGCGCCCGCTTCGGCATGGAACTGCGGCCCCTGGTCGCCCACCTCGCCCATGTCGCCCATCACCAGCAGCTGCGGCGCGGGCAGTGCGGCCAGCACGTCGATGGCGGCGCGCATGGAGTCGGGATTGGCGTTGTAGGTGTCATCCACCACGGTGATGTCGCGGCCCGCCTGCCGCACGCTGAGCGCGCGCGATCGCCCCTTGACGGGGCTGAAGGCACTGAGGCCGCGCGCAATGGCCTCCAGCGGCGCCCCCGCCGCCAGGGCACAGGCGGCAGCCGCCAGCGCATTGGTCACGTTGTGCCGGCCCGCAATCTGCAGCGCGCACGACAGCGCGCCGGCCGGCGTGGCCAGCTCCACCGCCCATGCGCCCTGCTGCCAGCTGGCTTGCAGGCACTGCACATCACCACCCGCGCCAAAGGTCATGCACCGGCGCGGCGCCGCCAGGCCAGCCCACAGGGTGGTGTAGGCATCGCCAGCGGGAAACACCGCCACGCCATCGGCCGGCAGCGCCGCCAGCACCGAGCCGTTTTCCTCGGCCACGGCCTGCACCGTGTGCATGAATTCGAGGTGCTCGCGCTGCGCGTTGTTGACCAGCGCCACCGTGGGCTGCGCGATGGCGGCCAGCGTGGCGATTTCGCCGGGATGGTTCATGCCCATCTCGATCACCGCGGCGGCGTGCTGTGCGCGCAGGCGCAGCAGCGTCAGGGGCACGCCGATGTCGTTGTTGAAGTTGCCCTGCGTGGCAAAGGCCGCATCACCCTGCCAGGCGCGCAGGATGGACGCCACCATCTGCGTCACCGTGGTCTTGCCATTGCTGCCCGTGATGCCGATCAGCGGCAGGCTGAACTGGGCGCGCCACCCGGCCGCCAGCGCACCCAAGGCCGCCAGGCTGTCGGGCACCTCGATGCCGGGCAGGCCAGCGGCTTCGAGCCCGCCATGCGCGATGGCCGCCACGGCGCCACCGGCGCGGGCGTCGGCCAGAAAAGCATTGGCATCAAAGCGTTCGCCCTTGAGCGCCACGAACAAATCGCCCGCCTGCAGGGTGCGGGTGTCGGTGTGCACGCGTGCCACGGGCGTTGCCGCATCGCCCACCAGGCGGGCCCGGGGAATGCTGCGGCGAATCCAGTCGAGCGCCTGCTGCAGGTTCATCATGCCCATGTGCTGGCTCCCCGGGCGGCCAGCGCTGCCTGCGCCTGCGCCATGTCGTCAAACGGTCGGCGCACGCCGGCTGTTTCCTGGTAGTCCTCGTGGCCCTTGCCGGCGATCAGCACCACATCGGCCGCATCGGCTTCGCTGATGGCCAGCGCAATCGCGGCGGCGCGATCGGGCTCGGCCCGCACGGTTTCGCCGGCAATCGTGCCTTGCAATATCTGGTGCAGGATGGCCCCGGGCGCTTCGCTGCGCGGGTTGTCGCTGGTCACCACCACCCAGTCGGCATGCTGCTGCGCCACGGCGCCCATCAGCGGGCGCTTGCCGGCGTCGCGGTCGCCGCCGCAGCCGAACACGCACCACAGCTGACCGCCGCGCTCGGTCGCCAGCGGGCGCAGCGCCTGCAGGGCTTTATCGAGCGCATCCGGCGTGTGGGCATAGTCCACCGCCACCAGCGGCTGCCCCGGCGCCACCAGCCGCTGCATGCGGCCCGGCACGGGTTGCAGGCCGGCGCAGGCGCGCACGGCATCCGCCAGCGGCACGCCCTGGCTGCGCAGCGTGGCCAGCACGCCCAGCAGGTTCAGTACGTTGTAGTGGCCGATCACGCGGGTCTGCAAGGGCAGCCGCTCGGCCCCCTCCACCACCGTGAAGGACAACCCCTGGTCGCCCAGGGCGATGTCTTGCGCCACCAGCCGCGCCGGGCCTTGCGCCGAGATGCTCCACAGATCGAGCGCGCCACCCGTCAGCTCGGCGTGCAGCTGCGCACCAGCGGTGTCGTCCACGTTGATGACGGCCGCTTGCAGACCGGGCCAATCGAACAGGGCGCGCTTGGCCCGCCAGTAGTCGGCCATGCTGCCGTGGTAATCCAGATGGTCCTGGGTGAAATTGGTGAAGATGGCCACGCGGATTTGCGTGCCCGCCAGGCGCGCCTCGGCCAGCCCGATGGAGGAGGCCTCGATGGCGCAAGCACCCAGCCCCTGGTCGGCATATTGGCGATACGCGCGCTGCAGGCGCACCGGGTCGGGCGTGGTCATGCCCGTGGATTCGAGGGCGGGCGGCACACCCATGCCCAAAGTGCCAACCAGCGCACAACCAGCTTGCGCATGAAGCTCTCTATTTGATAGCAAATTCCAGGCACCCGACAGCCACCATGCGGTGCTGGTCTTGCCGTTGGTCCCTGTCACCGCCAGCACAGCCAGGTGCCTGGTGGGATGGTCAAACCACTGCGCCGCCATCAGCCCGGTGGCAGCCTTGAGGCCGCGCAATGCGGCCAAGTGATCGCCCGTGAAACCAAACGCCTCCACACCTGCCTGCTCCACGAGGCAGGCCGCGGCGCCCCGCGCCAGGGCATCGGCCACATGGGCGCGCCCGTCGGTCGCGGCGCCGGGCCAGGCAATGAAGCCATCGCCGGGGGCAATCAGGCGGCTGTCGGTCTGCAGGGTGCCGGTCACCCGCTCGCGCAGCCACTGCACGGCGTCATGGGACGAGGTCAATGTTTGCATCACAGCGACTCCTCCACCCCGTTGGTCACGATCTGCGGCTTGACGGCCATGTCCGGCTGCACGCCCATCATGCGCAGCGTTTGCTGCACCACCTCGCTGAACACCGGCGCCGCCACCAGGCCGCCATACACCTGGCCGTTGGTGGGCTCGTCAATCATCACGGCCACGATGATGCGCGGCTTGTCGATGGGCGCCATGCCGGCGAACCAGGCGCGGTATTTGCCACTCGCGTAGTTTTTTCCCACCTGCTTGCGGGCGGTGCCGGACTTGCCGCCCACCGAGTAGCCCACGGTCTGTGCTTTTTGCCCCGTGCCGCCGGGGCCTGCGGCCATCTGCAGCATCTTGCGGACCTGATCGGCCGTGCGCTCGGAGAACACGGGCACGCCAATGGCGGGCTCGGAACTCTTGAGCAAGGTGGCCGGAATGATGCGCCCGCCATTGGCAAACACGGTGTAAGAGCGCGCCATCTGGAACAGGCTGGCCGACAGGCCGTAGCCATACGACATGGTGGCCTGCTCGATCGGACGCCAGCTCTTGTAGGGCCGCAGCCGACCACTGACCACGCCCGGAAACCCGAGCTGCGGCTTCTGGCCGAAACCAGCGGCCGAGAAGGTTTCCCACATCTCGCGTGCCGGCAGTTGCATGGCGATCTTGGTGGTGCCGACGTTGCTGGATTTCTGGATCACGCCTTCGACGGTGAGCGCACCATAGTTGCGTGTGTCCGAAATGGTGGAGCCCGTGATGGTGAGGCGGCCCGGGGAGGTGTCGATGACGGTCTCGGGCCGCACGCGGCCCGATTCGAGCGCCAGGCCAACGGTGAGGGGCTTGATGACCGAGCCGGGCTCGAACACATCGGTGAGCGCGCGGTTGCGCAGCTGCTCGCCGGTGAGGTTCTGGCGCTTGTCGGGCACGTAGCTGGGGTAGTTGGCCAGGGCCAGCAGTTCGCCCGTGTGCGCATCGAGCACCACCACGCTGCCGGCCTTGGCCTTGTGGGCTGCGACCTGGTCGCGCAGCTTCTGGTAGGCAAAGAACTGCACCTTGCTGTCGATGGACAGCTGCATGTCGCGGCCATCGACCGGCGGCACGGTCTCGCCCACGCCTTCGACTACGCGGCCCAGGCGGTCCTTGATCACGCGGCGCGAGCCGGCGCGCCCGGCCAGCTCGCTGTTGAAGGCCAGCTCCATCCCCTCCTGGCCCTTGTCTTCCACATTGGTGAAGCCCACCACATGCGCGGCCGACTCGCCCTCGGGGTATTGGCGCTTGTATTCCTTGCGCTGGTAAATGCCCTTGATGTCCAGCGCCGTGATCTGCTGACCCACGTCCCAGTCGAGCTGGCGCTTGATCCAGACAAAAGTCTTGTCCTCATCGGCCAGCTTGGCGCTCAGTTCAGACTGGGGCATGTCCAGCAGACGGGCCAGTTGCTTGAGCTTGGCGCGTACCTCGGGCTTGTCCTGCTCCACATCCTCGGGGATAGCCCAGATGCTGGCCGCCGGCACGCTGGAGGCCAGGATGAGCCCATTGCGGTCCAGGATCTTGCCGCGGTTGGCGGGCAATTCGAGCGTGCGCGCAAAACGCACCTCGCCCTGGCGCTGGAAAAAGGCGTTGCCGAACACCTGCACATAGGCCGCACGCGCGCCCAACCCCACGAAGCCCAGCGCAATCATGGCAACAATGAACTTGCTGCGCCACACGGGCGTCTTGCTGGCCAGCAGCGGGCTGGAGGTGTAGAGCACGCTGCGGCTCATGGCTGCGCCCCCGAAGCGGCCGTGGCGACATCGGCAGCGGCACCGGCAGGATCGGCGACATACTGGGTGATGGCAGGGGTGGCCGTGCGCATCTGCAACTGCGACCGCGCCAGCTTTTCCACCCGCAGCGGCGTGGCTTGCGCGCGCTTTTCCACCTGCAGCCGCTGGTGTTCGGTCTCCAGCCGGCGCGACTCGGAAACGGCCCGGTCCAGCTGGGTGAACAGGCGGCGCGACTCATACTGCGTGTGCACCAGATACAAGGCACTGGCCATCACCGCCACCAGCAAGACGAGGCTGAGCCGGGTCATGCGGCGGCCTCCGTCCGCTCGGCAACGCGCATGATGGCGCTGCGCGAACGGGGATTGGCCGCCACTTCGGCCGCGCTGGGCTTGATGCGGTCCAGCGCGATGAGCTTCATGACCTTGGGCGGGGCAAAGGGCGCACGGCGGTCGTACACCTCTTTGGAGTGCTGCGCAATGAACTGCTTGACGATGCGGTCTTCGAGCGAATGAAAGCTGATGACCACCAGCCGACCACCAGGCCGCAGCACATGCAGGCTGGCTTCTAGTGCTTGCTGCAGCTCTTCAAGTTCAGCGTTGATGAAAATCCGTAAAGCCTGAAATGTGCGCGTTGCAGGGTTCTGGCCCGACTCGCGGGTCTTGACCGCACCAGCCACGAGATCGGCCAGCTCGGCGGTGGTTGCAAGGGGGCCCCGTTCCTCGCGCCGCGCAACAATCGCCTTTGCAATGGGGCCAGCAAACCGTTCTTCACCGTAGTCACGTATCACCTCCGCAATCTGTTGAACCTCGGCAGTGGCCAACCACTGGGCCACACTCTCGCCACGCGTGGTATCCATGCGCATGTCCAGCGGGCCGTCGAAACGGAAACTGAAGCCCCGCCCGGGGCTGTCGATCTGGGGCGAGCTCACGCCCAGGTCCATCAGCACCCCGGCCGCACTGCCCGGCGGCAAATCCGCCAGATGGCGAAAACCTTCGTGCCGAATGGAAAAACGCGCATCGGTGATGCGCGTTGCTTCGGCGATGGCTTCAGGGTCTTTGTCAAACGCCACAAGGCGCCCTTGCGGCCCCAGCCGCAGCAGAATGCGGCGCGAATGCCCTCCCCGGCCAAAGGTGGCATCCACCCAGGTGCCAGCAAGCGCGGGGCCGGCACAGCCCAGCAGCGCGTCAACCGCTTCATCGAGCAGGACGGTGGTGTGTTGCAGATCAGGGGTCACCACGGGCCTTAGAAAGAGAAATCCTTGAACACATCGGGCATTTCGCCCTGCATGGCCTGCGCTTCCTGCGCGTCGTAGGTGGCCTTGTCCCACAACTCGAAATGATTGCCCATGCCCAGCAGGATGGCGTCCTTGGCAATGCCGGCCGCCTCGCGCAGCTCGGGCGACACCAGTACGCGACCGGTGGCATCCATCTCCACGTCCATGGCATTGCCCAGAAAGATGCGCTTCCACCACTGGGCAGACATGGGCAGCTGACTGATGCGCTCGCGAAACTTTTCCCACTCCGGACGGGGAAACACCATCAGGCAGCCATGGGGGTGCTTGGTGATCGTGAGTTGGCCCGCCGCCGTCGCGCTCAGGACGTCACGGTGCCGGGTCGGCACAGACAGCCGACCCTTCGCATCGAGACTCAGCGACGAGGCACCTTGAAACACGGAACGATTCCCCTATTCGGGCGATGGCCCCTTGAACCCGGATATCGAAGCTCAAGGGCACTTTTCACCACTTAATTGCACTTTTTTGCACTGTAGCAGGAAAAGCGCTCAAAACAAGGGGGCGTGCAACAAACTTTTGCAATGAAATCAATGACTTAGAAGCGATTTCGAAGAAACGAAAACGACAAAATCCGTTATCCAATAAGCACTTAGAACTGCCTATGCAAGTGATACCTGAAGGCGGGACTGATGCCGGCGCGGATTAGCCACCTGCGTCGGCACAGGCGCGAAGCCGCAGACAGCGCTGCGGCATGGCAACGCAACGCCAGGCAGCGCAAGGATCGCCGGGGTGGCGAATCCGCCTCAGAGGATGTAGCGCGACAGGTCTTCGTCCTGGCTCAGGGTTTGCAGGCGCGTGTCGACATAGGCCGCATCCACGGTGACCGTCTGGCCAGACAGTCGCGCCGCATCGAAGCTGACGTCGTCCAGCAGCCGCTCCATCACGGTGGCCAGGCGGCGGGCACCGATGTTTTCCGTGCGCTCGTTCACATCGAAGGCAATGTGCGCCAGGCGCGTGATGCCTTCGGGCAGAAATTCAAGCGTCACCCCCTCGGTCGCCAGCAGCGCCTGGTATTGCTTGACCAGCGAGGCGTGGGTTTGCGTGAGGATGGCTTCAAAGTCCTGCACTGACAGGGATTCGAGCTCCACCCGGATCGGAAAGCGCCCCTGCAGTTCGGGAATCAGGTCGCTGGGCTTGGACAGGTGGAAGGCCCCGGAGGCGATGAACAAAATGTGGTCCGTCTTGACCATGCCGTATTTGGTGGACACCGTGGTGCCCTCCACCAGCGGCAGCAGGTCGCGCTGCACGCCCTGGCGCGACACGTCGGCGCCACTGGTCTCCTGGCGCGCCGCCACCTTGTCGATCTCGTCGATGAACACGATGCCGTTCTGCTCGGCACTGGCGATGGCGCGGGCCCGGATCTCTTCTTCGTTGACCAGCTTGCCGGCCTCCTCCTCGGTGAGCAGCTTCAGGGCCTCGGCGATCTTGAGCTTGCGGGTGTGGCGCTTGCCCTGCCCCATCTGGCTGAACATGCCGCGCAACTGCTCGGTCATCTCCTCCATGCCCGGCGGGCCCATGAGCTCCACCTGGGGCCGGCTCTCGGCCAGGTCGATCTCGATGTCCTTTTCGTTCAGGCTGCCTTCGCGCAGCTTCTTGCGAAACACCTGGCGCGCCGTGCTGTCCGTGGCCGGCTCGGCGCCCGCCGCCGCGCGGGCCGGCGGAATCAGCACATCCAGAATGCGCTCTTCGGCCGCATCTTCGGCGCGGGTGCGCACCTTCTTCATTTCAGATTCGCGCGTCTGCTTGACAGCCATTTCGGCCAGGTCGCGGATGATGGCATCCACATCCTTGCCGACATAGCCCACTTCGGTGAACTTGGTGGCCTCCACCTTGATGAAAGGCGCATCGGCCAGGCGCGCCAGGCGCCGGGCGATCTCGGTCTTGCCCACGCCGGTGGGTCCGATCATGAGGATGTTCTTGGGCGTGATTTCCTGGCGCAGGCTGCCTTCGACCTGCTGGCGGCGCCAGCGGTTGCGCAGCGCAATGGCCACGGCGCGCTTGGCGCTGGCCTGGCCGACGATGTGGTTGTCGAGTTCGGAAACGATTTCCTGGGGGGTCATGGACGACATGGCAGAAATTCCAGTCAAATATGGCTCTAGCGCTTACCTATAAAGCGTTAGTAGCTATCAAAAACATATCAAAATAATCAACAAACCTTCCACCCAGCCGGCCTACAGCGTCTCAATGGTGTGGTTCATGTTGGTGTAAATGCACAGCTCGCCGGCGATTTCCAGCGAGCGCTTGACGATGTCCTGGGCCGACAGATCGGTGTGGTTGAGCAGCGCCTTGGCGGCCGAATGCGCGTAGGCGCCGCCCGAGCCGATGGACACGATGCCCTGCTCCGGCTCCAGCACATCGCCATTGCCGGTGATGATCAGCGAGGCGCTGGCGTCGGCAACGGCCAGCATGGCTTCGAGGCGGCGCAGCACGCGGTCGGTGCGCCAGTCCTTGGTGAGCTCGATGGCAGCACGGGTGAGATGGCCCTGGTGCTTTTCGAGTTTGGCCTCGAAACGCTCGAACAGCGTGAAGGCATCGGCCGTGGCACCGGCGAAGCCCGCCAGCACCTTGCCATGGTAGAGCTTGCGCACCTTGCGCGCCGTGCCCTTGACAACGATGTTGCCCAGAGTGACCTGGCCATCGCCGCCAATGGCGACCTGCAGGCCCTGGGGTGTCTGGCGACGCACACTCAGGATGGTGGTGCCGTGAAAAACCGGGTGGTTATCGTTTGATGAGTCCATAGCTGCGGCAGATGGGGATAGCCGCCCATTTTGCAAGCATGCGTCCAAACGGGCACCACCCAGGCCAGTGACCGCCGCGACGCAACTCAGTGGCTCAGTGGCTCAGTGGCTTGTCACTAATTTTTTCGCGGCACAACCCAGGCGTGCTCGCTGACACCGATCACATTGAAGAAGATCGCCACCAGGCGGTGCAGATTGTGGAACTGCACCACATAGCCACGGGACTGCTGCTCGGCAGCCCAGTTGAGCACCGAGCCGGCGGCGCCGAAATCGATACGAATAAGACGGTCGCAGTCGATGATCAGGGGTTCACCAGGTCGCGCCAGCGCCTGGAAAGGCTCCAGCAGTGGCGCGGCATCGCCGTCAATGTGGCCACTGAGCATCGTCGCAGGGGGCGATTCGAGCACTGCAGGCACGGTGGCATCGGCCGCCTCGGGAGCCAGCAGATCGTGTCCGGCCGCTTGCACCCCTGCGGCCGCATGTTCGCTGTCCGAATAACCGCAGCGCGGCGCAGTCCACGAGGGCGGCGAGACTTCGTAGGTCACGCAGTAGTCCAGTGCGACCAGCTCGAACTCATCCGGGCTGGCCATGAGCCGCAGGACCGCCATGCGCAGGCGCCACCACTCAGGGCTGCTGGAGCGGTCGCCCGACTGGGTTTTGCTCTCAAGCAGGCTATTGAGCGCAGACACGCCGGAAAACACAAACTGCCCACTGCGATTGGCCCACTGGATGAACTGATCGGCCAGCAGCGGCACGGCCGCCTCGTCAATGGCGGTCAGGCGGCCCCAGGCCAAAGTCCAGGGCGGGGTGGCACGGGCCAACGCGGCCTGCAACGCGGCCACCGATGACACGGCCACGGTCGAAGGTGCAGCCCAGCTGAAATCACGCCGTGCAACCGCAGGCGCCACGACGGGTGCAGCCGCAGAGGCCAGCCCCAGCTGCTCGGGCATCGAAAACCACAGGGGTGCCGACCGGCTGAAACGCGCGGCGAAGTCGATCGCCAGGGTGTCAAAACGGTCCTGCTGGCCGGTTGCGCGGTACAGGTCAAACAGCGTCATCCAGATTTCCAGCTGCTGCAGCGGGTCATCCTGTTGGTGCTGGGCAAGCACATCCCGCAGGCCAGACTCGGCGCCGGCATGGTCGCCATTGGCAAACCGGATGGCGGCTTCTTCCAGATCGGGTTCGTGCACAAATTCCTCCGGTTCGACTGCGGGTTCAGGTTCGGCTGCGGCAGGGCTGAAAGACGCTGCGGGTGCGCCAGCGCGCATGGGGGCATCTTTGCCGCCAAACCCCGCAATGGCCATGCTGTCGTCCGCAAACAACGGCGCCACCGAGGGCCTGACCTCCAGCGGAGCCTGCAAAGTGCCCGGCCGGGTGAGCGCATAGGCGCGCGCGGCGGCCTCCTCTTGGCCCTGGGGCTGCATGTCGGCAGGCTGGGTGGGGGCATCTGCCGTGTGCTTGCCCT from Acidovorax sp. T1 includes the following:
- the hslV gene encoding ATP-dependent protease subunit HslV, yielding MDSSNDNHPVFHGTTILSVRRQTPQGLQVAIGGDGQVTLGNIVVKGTARKVRKLYHGKVLAGFAGATADAFTLFERFEAKLEKHQGHLTRAAIELTKDWRTDRVLRRLEAMLAVADASASLIITGNGDVLEPEQGIVSIGSGGAYAHSAAKALLNHTDLSAQDIVKRSLEIAGELCIYTNMNHTIETL
- a CDS encoding STAS domain-containing protein; amino-acid sequence: MSKEETTPGGLLSKVVRFVRNPTVNWTELDSIQADRESQYSKQMLKEMIERKRRNDFVRRREFDQLRKLRQREVLQGDRAEDPAGRPSFFQSSMASPDGRAVTLKKIDEIEAQMSQQWWKGKHTADAPTQPADMQPQGQEEAAARAYALTRPGTLQAPLEVRPSVAPLFADDSMAIAGFGGKDAPMRAGAPAASFSPAAAEPEPAVEPEEFVHEPDLEEAAIRFANGDHAGAESGLRDVLAQHQQDDPLQQLEIWMTLFDLYRATGQQDRFDTLAIDFAARFSRSAPLWFSMPEQLGLASAAAPVVAPAVARRDFSWAAPSTVAVSSVAALQAALARATPPWTLAWGRLTAIDEAAVPLLADQFIQWANRSGQFVFSGVSALNSLLESKTQSGDRSSSPEWWRLRMAVLRLMASPDEFELVALDYCVTYEVSPPSWTAPRCGYSDSEHAAAGVQAAGHDLLAPEAADATVPAVLESPPATMLSGHIDGDAAPLLEPFQALARPGEPLIIDCDRLIRIDFGAAGSVLNWAAEQQSRGYVVQFHNLHRLVAIFFNVIGVSEHAWVVPRKN
- the hslU gene encoding ATP-dependent protease ATPase subunit HslU, yielding MSSMTPQEIVSELDNHIVGQASAKRAVAIALRNRWRRQQVEGSLRQEITPKNILMIGPTGVGKTEIARRLARLADAPFIKVEATKFTEVGYVGKDVDAIIRDLAEMAVKQTRESEMKKVRTRAEDAAEERILDVLIPPARAAAGAEPATDSTARQVFRKKLREGSLNEKDIEIDLAESRPQVELMGPPGMEEMTEQLRGMFSQMGQGKRHTRKLKIAEALKLLTEEEAGKLVNEEEIRARAIASAEQNGIVFIDEIDKVAARQETSGADVSRQGVQRDLLPLVEGTTVSTKYGMVKTDHILFIASGAFHLSKPSDLIPELQGRFPIRVELESLSVQDFEAILTQTHASLVKQYQALLATEGVTLEFLPEGITRLAHIAFDVNERTENIGARRLATVMERLLDDVSFDAARLSGQTVTVDAAYVDTRLQTLSQDEDLSRYIL